A portion of the Algimonas porphyrae genome contains these proteins:
- a CDS encoding PilZ domain-containing protein translates to MFARCTILAALIAAGSAGTAQARIDCDSIDAVWNSAAIVRQLQTSTDDVIYQRNLLRLEMLIAEMSQPNNPLGGAAPEDQAKIGEYAVTLEAALAAARSGRRDMASTLFGNSLSPAFARSLATLDEDGDCSQVEFDSTFQADQFMAATPMAGDDNIREIKLTPGSLAGSGEALADQQRTLPSVDGYQGPRFRPGVLFKGDLAVFFGMILALLALPAFIYWRRWAANYQTREARRVLQSPASVLLDQTRRDMIIVDISMNGMKLDHGGAINSHKRLNVQLAGRWILGHIRWQNASYAGIQFDRPIDPDTLSAVMGAGQNA, encoded by the coding sequence ATGTTCGCCCGATGCACCATTCTTGCCGCCCTGATCGCGGCTGGCAGCGCTGGAACCGCGCAGGCCAGGATCGATTGCGACAGTATCGATGCGGTCTGGAATTCGGCGGCGATCGTGCGACAGCTGCAGACCAGTACCGACGACGTCATCTATCAGCGTAACCTGCTGCGCCTGGAAATGCTGATTGCCGAAATGAGCCAACCCAATAATCCGCTAGGCGGCGCCGCGCCGGAAGATCAGGCTAAGATCGGCGAATATGCCGTCACGCTCGAAGCGGCACTGGCCGCTGCCAGAAGCGGGCGCCGCGACATGGCATCGACCCTGTTCGGCAACAGCCTCAGCCCCGCCTTCGCCCGCAGTCTGGCAACGCTGGATGAGGACGGCGACTGCAGCCAAGTCGAATTCGACTCCACCTTTCAGGCCGATCAGTTCATGGCGGCCACGCCGATGGCGGGGGATGACAATATTCGCGAGATCAAGCTGACGCCCGGCTCGCTGGCCGGATCGGGCGAGGCGCTGGCAGACCAGCAGCGCACACTGCCTTCCGTGGATGGCTATCAGGGACCGCGATTCCGCCCAGGCGTTCTGTTCAAGGGCGACCTCGCCGTGTTTTTCGGCATGATCCTCGCTCTGCTGGCGCTGCCGGCCTTCATCTATTGGCGGCGCTGGGCGGCCAACTATCAGACCCGCGAAGCCCGGCGCGTCCTGCAGAGCCCGGCCAGCGTCCTTCTTGATCAGACGCGACGCGACATGATCATCGTCGACATTTCGATGAATGGCATGAAGCTCGACCATGGCGGCGCGATCAACTCCCATAAACGGCTGAACGTCCAACTCGCAGGTCGCTGGATCCTCGGCCATATACGCTGGCAGAATGCCAGCTATGCCGGAATCCAGTTCGACCGACCGATCGATCCCGACACGTTGAGTGCCGTTATGGGAGCCGGTCAAAACGCCTGA
- a CDS encoding TIR domain-containing protein → MADETDRDGEDEIVRPRIFLSYTRAEQDIARTIVSLLEGAGFDVWWDDLLEGGDTYLPTTEAALEAADCVVVLWSELSVNSNWVRDEAQFGREQNRLVPLSLDGTMAPLGFRQIQMIDIQGWTGDAQSREGERIIAAVRAQAQAGDDEDAMQRNAVSGVAAATARMPRPGPTHRPALSRRALLAGGVVAGSGALAFGAWQLKLFGSPTEDTVSMAVLRFANLTGDADQAWFSDGLSGELRRALARNPLLRVSAPTSSTAMADADEFEIGRLLGVKNILRGSVQRSGTVMRISTELVQVADGLIRWAESYDRTLDDVLAVQSEIADSVATALIAQIVSEDEVRKTLDQQKEVGGTGNVAAYEAYLRGLAFYDLSSGEESDRAALAQFDAAIAADPAFASAWAMRAIMLSGIANWTSGAEAVADLFKQSMASAQRSIELEPNLVRGHLALAFAFNSGRLDRSAAYPHYAKAQALAPGDADTLRSVAIFYAYGDQADQAVSIIDKVLELDPLNARAFRSAAFIALLARDYDLTIRRVEQALALNPTLASAYYAMACAYHAKGDWAEAHAAFEKEPVPLFSRVGQAITLDKRAGRTAAQPVYDAIVSEYGDSSLYQQAQILAQWGESDAAITVLQRAFAESDPGVLLATNDVMLDPIRNRPEFGPLIATLAGQ, encoded by the coding sequence ATGGCTGATGAAACGGACAGGGACGGGGAGGACGAAATTGTCCGGCCCAGAATATTCCTGAGCTATACGCGTGCAGAGCAGGATATCGCTCGGACCATCGTGTCGCTTCTCGAGGGGGCAGGGTTCGACGTCTGGTGGGACGATTTGCTCGAAGGCGGCGACACCTATCTGCCAACGACAGAGGCGGCCCTCGAAGCCGCGGACTGTGTGGTCGTTCTCTGGTCCGAACTGTCCGTGAATTCGAATTGGGTCCGGGACGAAGCGCAATTCGGCCGGGAGCAGAACCGTCTGGTCCCGCTGTCACTTGACGGGACCATGGCCCCGCTGGGCTTTCGTCAAATCCAGATGATCGATATTCAGGGCTGGACGGGCGATGCGCAGAGCCGTGAAGGCGAGCGGATTATCGCTGCAGTCAGAGCCCAGGCACAGGCTGGGGATGACGAAGACGCCATGCAGCGTAACGCCGTCTCGGGTGTGGCTGCCGCTACGGCGCGCATGCCCCGGCCCGGTCCGACGCACCGGCCTGCCCTATCGCGACGGGCGCTTCTGGCTGGCGGTGTTGTCGCAGGCAGTGGGGCCCTTGCTTTCGGCGCGTGGCAATTGAAGCTGTTCGGGTCCCCGACCGAGGATACGGTCTCGATGGCGGTGCTTCGCTTTGCCAATCTGACGGGTGATGCGGATCAGGCCTGGTTCTCGGATGGACTGTCGGGTGAATTGCGTCGTGCGCTGGCCCGCAATCCGCTGCTGCGCGTTTCCGCGCCGACATCCTCGACCGCGATGGCGGATGCGGACGAGTTCGAGATCGGCCGCCTTCTGGGCGTCAAGAATATATTGCGTGGCAGCGTACAGCGGTCCGGGACAGTGATGCGTATTTCGACGGAGCTGGTACAGGTTGCTGACGGGCTGATCCGGTGGGCAGAAAGCTATGACCGTACACTGGACGATGTGCTCGCCGTTCAGTCCGAAATTGCCGACTCCGTTGCGACGGCGCTTATCGCGCAAATCGTCAGCGAGGATGAAGTGCGCAAAACGCTGGATCAGCAAAAGGAGGTCGGCGGCACTGGAAATGTCGCCGCTTACGAAGCTTATCTGCGTGGACTGGCATTCTACGATCTGTCGTCCGGTGAAGAGAGTGATCGGGCCGCGTTGGCCCAGTTCGATGCGGCGATTGCGGCCGATCCCGCCTTTGCGTCGGCCTGGGCCATGCGGGCGATCATGCTGTCCGGCATCGCCAACTGGACAAGCGGCGCCGAAGCCGTCGCTGATCTGTTCAAGCAGTCCATGGCGTCAGCCCAACGCTCGATCGAGCTCGAACCAAACCTTGTCCGGGGCCATCTCGCGCTGGCATTTGCATTCAACAGTGGCCGGCTTGATCGTTCTGCCGCCTATCCGCACTATGCAAAAGCGCAGGCCCTCGCGCCGGGCGACGCAGACACGCTGCGCTCTGTAGCAATTTTCTATGCTTACGGTGATCAAGCCGATCAGGCCGTGTCCATCATCGACAAGGTGCTGGAGCTTGATCCGCTTAATGCCCGCGCTTTCCGCTCAGCCGCGTTCATCGCATTGCTTGCCCGTGATTACGATCTGACCATCAGGAGGGTCGAGCAAGCCTTGGCTCTCAACCCGACGCTGGCCAGCGCCTACTATGCCATGGCGTGCGCCTATCATGCGAAAGGCGACTGGGCTGAGGCGCATGCCGCATTTGAGAAGGAACCTGTGCCTCTGTTCAGTCGGGTCGGCCAGGCGATTACATTGGACAAACGCGCGGGACGAACTGCCGCGCAGCCCGTCTATGATGCGATCGTCTCGGAATATGGCGACTCAAGCCTGTATCAGCAGGCGCAGATCCTGGCCCAGTGGGGCGAGAGCGACGCGGCCATCACCGTGCTGCAGCGCGCCTTCGCCGAATCTGACCCGGGCGTGTTGCTGGCCACAAACGACGTAATGCTCGATCCCATTCGCAATCGCCCGGAATTCGGTCCCCTGATCGCAACGCTGGCGGGGCAATAG